A segment of the Thermodesulfobacteriota bacterium genome:
AAGCATGGCTAATCCTACAATAAGAAAAATTAAGACAGGGACCCCTAAAATGTACCAAAAAGCCTCTTTTTCGTGTGGTTCTAATGCTAGTGGAGATTTTTTTTCTTCTGTGCTCATATCCTTCTCATTAGTGCTTTCTTCTGCTTTAACACTTTCATCTTCTACGACATCATTCTCTTCACTCATAACGGCAGAAATTATAACAAGTCCTTATACTTTGTAAAGGTTTGAAGAGATAATTTGATAATCCTAGTGTATTTGTTACTTTATAAATTGTGATAGATTACGTAAATCCTTTCTTTAGGCCTCCAAGCGAGGCTAAGAGTTTTATTCTTCAGGCAACTATTGGCTGCTCACACAACCAGTGCACTTACTGTGCAATGTACAGAAAAGATGAGCAAAAGTTCAGGGTCCGTCCCATGGATGAGATCAAACAAATAATTGATAGTGCATCTGAATCAGAAATGATTGATGATAGAGTATTTATTGCAGATGGGAACGCTCTTGTACTCTCTAAGAAGAAGCTAATTGAGATAATGGATTATCTTAAGTCTAAGAACCCCGAAATCCAAAGAATTAGAATGTATGCAAATGTAGGAGATATTCTTCGCCAAGGAGTCTCTAATTTAAAAGAATTAAAAGAGCATGGACTGGACATGGTATATATCGGATTTGAAAGCGGTGATAATATTGTTCTTGAGCGAATAAAAAAAGGCGCAAATCATGAAGAAACCGTTCGTGCGTCTGGGATGCTAAAAGAAGCCGGTATTATGAATTCCGCAATGGTTCTTTTAGGCATGGGGGGAACAGACAGAAGCCTAGAGCATGCAGAGGCTACCGGAAAGCTTTTAACTGGGGCTGATCCAGAGTATGTAGGTGCTTTATCTCTTCAAGTACGTCCGGGAGCACCACTTCATGATGAGATGATGAGAGGAGAGTTTGAGCTCCCCAATAAATTTCAGATTATTAAAGAGCTGGAAGTCTTGGTCGATAACACGGAGCTTACAGATGGGTATTTCTTTTCAAATCATATCTCTAACTATCTTCCTATAAAAGCAAAATTTCCTCAAGATAAAGAAAAAGTGTTATCAGAAATTAGAACGGTAATAAATAGTGGTGATGAATCTTTATTAAGACCTGATTATTACAGAGACGTTATAAATCAATATTAATTGAAAAGGAGAGATAAAATGTCTAGAATAGCAACTATTTCACCAGTGTGGGGATGTAGTGTAAGTGATTTGAGAGAGCTTGCAAAAACTGCAGAAGGAGCAGGGTTTGAAGCGATATTCTCCCCTGAAGTTCCGCCGTTTAGCGCGCTTACTAATGCCCAAGTATTTGCTGAGGTCACTTCTACAATCAACGTTGGCACATGGATTACTAATATATATATGCGCCAGGCAGTTATGGCTGCGGCTGAGACTATTACGATACAAGAGATCACTGGAGGCCGAATGGTTTTAGGTCTTGGAGTTAGTCACAAGCCGGTCAATTCACGTTATGAGATTGATATGGGCGATCCAGTAGAAAGCATGAGAGATTATGTTACTCAGGTTAAAGCCTTTTTAGATGGCTCTGCTCCTCAGCTAACCCTAAAACGTGAAGTGCCAAAGGTTCCTGTTTATATTGCTGGACTAACTAAAGGTGCGGCAAATTTAGCTGGCGAAGTAGCTGATGGACTAATGCCCTACATGACAACAACAGATTACGTGGCTGATTTACGAAACTATGTTGCTGAAGGTGCTGCTAAAGCAGAAAGAGATCCTTCAGAAATTGATATAACATTAGGAATACCATCTATTGTTTCAGATGATTTAGAGCTTGCTCAGGCTGCTGGAATAAAAGGTTTTTCACCGTATTTAAACTTCCCATTTTACCAGAGACTGATGATTAATAACGGTCATGGTGATGTAATTGAAAAAATAAGAGCTGGGGAAAAACCAGGCGATGTATTTACAACTGAGATGTTAGATTCTGTAGCACTTGTTGGTCCGGCTGATAGATGCAGAGCTAAGCTTGATGAGTACAGAGATGCAGGTGTTGATCTTCCGATTATAGTACCAGGACCTGCAGGAAAACAGAGTAACGTTGAAGTAATGCAAAACACTGTTGCAGCTTACGGTGGATAGTTCTTACAAATTAAAATAAAACTTAAAACCCGTTCAGTCTCGAATTTAGATTGAACGGGTTAGTTATATGTAATCACAAGCCATTCATTTCGTTGATGCGCATAGGCATTTGATCGATTTTATTAAAGAAGTAATCAACGTTAGGTTCTGATAATCTTTCTTTCTCTCCTCCATCTTTTCCAATAAGAATAAATGCGGTTTTCCCTGGCTCAATTTTATATTTATCTATGAGCCTCTTGGATTCGCTAGCACTCAGACTCATAAAGTAGTCACCTTTATCCTTTTGATTTAGATCGAAAAAAAGCATATCCCTATCAATAACTTTGTCTTTGTTTTCTAGCACCATTTTAGGCATGTCGTATTTTTCCAATTCATCTTCACTGATGTAATAAATTACAAGCCTATTTTCCCATCTAAACTGTTCTATAGATATTTCCTCAGCTTGTAAATTTACAATGCTAATTAGAATTATAATTAGGAATATAAATGTTTGCATGATTTTAAGAATAGCTTACTGATGGATATATTTCAGAACAATTTTTATTTATGTTCTACTTTCAAGGATTTTATTCGGTTCAAAGCAGCGGCAAGCTCAATCTTTCTAAACTCGCTATAATTCTTGGCCAAATCTGGATTTAGTACATCCAGGCCTAGACGTCCTATATCTAACATTACCAAACTTGTTACTTGTCTAAATGACTTTTTTCCATCCATATACTTCTTAGAATAATTTACAGCATCTAAAATGGTTTCTTCCTGGGATTTGGAGATAATCTGATCGATTGATTCTAAGTTTATATCTAGTGCTTCCATACTATCGGCTATAGGAATTCTTTCTGCAAGATAGCCAAACGGGCTATATCCCTCATAATTTGAACAAGAGTCCTTAGCGGCCTGCGTAATATCTTCTAGAGTATAGTTGTCTATGCGTAAAATAAAGTTTGCAAGACTATAATAATCAGATATTTCAGTATCTGAGCTAAGAATTGTAGACACCATATACTCATTAAAAATACTTTTTGACTTAGCTATGTATTCTGAAATAAATATATTATCAATAAGCACTACATCAGCTCCAACTTCAATCGCCTCTACGATATTAGCTGCTATAGATATATCAGAATTGCCATTTTCAGTTGAAATATTTGAGTCATCCTCAAGATTATCAATAAATCCAGAAATATTAACTCCTGAAATATTTCTGCCTGGCTCTGATCTAATATTGACTGTGTTTGGATTGCTTACAACAAATTCTCTCCCATCCCCCGGCACATGGTTGTAAATACCTTGACCTATTGCGTCTAAGAGAGTTGTTTTGCCGCTGCCTTTAGGCCCCGCAATAAAAGTTATGCCTCTGGGTATACCCATTCCAGTTATCTGACCGCCATTTGGAAGCTCCACATCCATTTTAAGGTTATTAGGTGATGAGAATGGCAATATATCATTACTTTTACATGGAAAGTCATTATCACCTGTCTCCCTGGGCAACAAGCTTCCCTGAGCAACAAAAGCAATAAGTCTTAGGTTCTCAAGTTCCGTTCTTAGAAAATCTGCGTCTTCAGAAGTTTCAATATGTTTATATAACTGGTTTTTGTTCAAGCTATTATAGATGCATGTATTTTCGATAATATCGGCTAGATCATTAAATATTATGTCCTCTGAAAGCTCTGATATCAGATCTTGGTTAATCTGACACAGAACTATTTTAAATCTTATTTCTACAAATTTATCATCCAGTAATACAGATGTCCTATCTATAATTTCCTGGCCAGGTTTTTCAAGACTTATATATGCTCTTTTTACATTGTCTTTTGTCTGACTGTCGGAGCTATTAATTTCAGCATAGAGTATTCGAGCAATAAAATCCCTAAGCGCAATCTCTCTTGAGCGATTAGAAAATGTGTCTTCAGGAAAGCCGGCCACTTGATTTGAGATTTTCACCCGAGCTTTGATAGAAATATTTGAAGTATCTTTTTCTATATTATCGAGAACGAGAGTGTAATCATTGAAAAGGTATTCACCTACTATCTTTTTATAAGATGCAGGCTCATTCCAGTTCACGTTTTGTAGGATGCTCTTTAGTTCAAAATGTGCTTTCATAAATGTAGTCTCATATAGTAGAATAATTCCAATATTTATTATCCTGTTTGTAATGAACTATAAAAGCTGGATATACATAGAAGTTATAAAGTACTAGTATTGTATAAAAAAATAATATAGATTGGTTATGTGCACATATGCACAGTGCAAAAAGTTGGATAATATTGTTTTATAAACTCAAAGGAGGTAACAGTTCTATGTTTAGAAGTTTCATACTATTTGCTGGACTAGTTTTAGCTTTAGGTTTGGCCGCATGCCCACAACAGGCACAAGAGCCTGCAGGTGATGCAGAGGTAACTGAGGAAGAAGTTGTAATTGAATCAGCACCTGCGGATGACGCTGCTGATGCTGCAAGTGACGCCGCGGATGATGCTAGCGATGCTGCTAATGATGCTATGGATGATGCTAAAGATGCAGCAAATGACGCCATGGACGATGCCAGCGATGCAGCAAATGACACCATGGATGATGCTAAAGATAAAACAGGTTATTAGTTGTATGTTTTGTAAAAGAATTTTCAAATAGACAAGGGGAGGGAATATGGATTTCACTATATTCCCTTATTTTTAGATTGAATAGTAAGTGGCAACCGGATTGTGAATAAACTGTTTTACTTTTTTTAAATTAAAAAAAGAGGGGAATTATCTTTATAGATGATTCCCCTCTTTAATATTTAGTCTCTCTTTATGATTCTATCCTTGAGTCGGACTTTTTCCATCTTAAGATGTATTAAGTTTCTCCTCCGGCTATAAAGTATTATTTACCAAAATAAATTTTTTTTGTCAGTATCCAATACCCTTGTATACAATACCCATCATGTATAAAATAGTTCTATGAAATCATTTGAAAATTCTATGAATGAGCTTAGAGAAATTGTGGACAAGCTTCAAAGCGGAAATCTCCCCCTTGAAGATTCAATTAAGCTTTTTCAGGAAGGAACCAAACTGATAGCATATTCACATAAAAAGCTTGATGAAATACAAAAAAAAGTGAAAATACTTGTTGATGAAAAAAACGGAGAGCTCACAACCAGGGATTTTGATTCTAACGAAGAATAGCCATGGGATTTAATATAAAGAGTTATCTCGCCTCAAAAAGAGAACTTGTTGACAGAAAACTTGACTCTCTTCTTAACTATTCACCCAAATCCATCACTCCACTGGAAGAATCCATACGTTATAGCGCGCTTTCTGGAGGCAAGCGTCTAAGACCCATTTTAATGATCGCAGCAAACGAAGCCTTAGGCGGTAAGGATGAAACAGTTTTGCCTATAGCATGCGGATTAGAAATGATACATACTTATTCCCTTATACATGATGACCTTCCATGTATGGACGATGATTCCCTTCGAAGGGGAGTTCCCACAAATCATAATGTATACGGAGAAGCAGTGGCCATATTAGCTGGTGATGCATTATTAACAGATGCATTTGCAATTATTATAAAAGAAGGGCTTTCAAGCGGTCTTAGACCAAAAATATTGACTGAGATTGTATCTGATATCTCTCAAGCTGCAGGATCAAATGGAATGATCAGAGGTCAGGCCATTGATCTGGCTCTTGAAGGACTTAGTGATGTATCGGTTGAGCAAGTTGAGAAAATGCACTCACTTAAAACAGGTGTCATGATAGAAACAGCCGTAGTAGTTGGCGCAAAGATAGGCGGAGCTAATGATAAACAGCTTAAGAGACTGAGTGTATTTGGAAAATCACTTGGACTTGCATTTCAAATAGTTGATGACATTTTGGATATTGAGGGCGGAAGAGATATTGGTAAAGATGTTGGGGCTGATGCAAGAAATAAAAAAACCACATACCCAGAGTTAGTTGGACTTAAGAAATCTAAAAGAAAGGCTGAAGATTTAACAAAAAAATCACTAAAGTCTATAAAAGATTTTGGCGATAAGGCAACGCCCTTAAGAGAAATAGCTATTTACCTTGCAGATAGAAATTTTTAACTTATCTTAATCATTTTCTTCAATGGAAAAATCTAATAAAAAACAAAGATTGGATCTGCTCTTAGTTGAGAGAAATCTAGCTTCATCCAGATCTAAAGCCCAAGCCTTAATAATGGGTGGAGTGGTATATGTGGATGGGCAAAAAGTAGACAAGTCCGGCACAATGCTGAAATATGACGCTGATATAATAGTTAAAGAAAAATCTATTAAGTATGTTAGCAGAGGTGGTCTAAAGCTAGAATCGGCACTTTCCAATTTTAATATTGATGTAACAAAAAATTGCGCGTTAGATATTGGAGCCTCTACAGGAGGATTTACTGACTGTTTACTGCAAAACGGTGCAGCCAAGGTTTACGCATTAGATGTTGGCTATGGACAGTTAGACTGGAAACTAAGAAATGACGATAGGGTAGTTGTGATGGAGAAAGTAAATGCCAGGCATCTAAAACCTGATGATATTGCAGAGATGGTTGATATCATAGTAATTGATGTCTCTTTTATATCCCTCACAATGATAATTCCCGCGGTGTTGCAGTTCCTAAAGCCAAAAGGCTACTTAATAGCCCTGATAAAACCCCAGTTTGAAGTTGGTAAAGGCGAAGTAGGAAAAGGTGGCATAGTAAAAGATGAGAATAAGCATAAACAGGTAATTGAAAAAGTAACCCAGCACCTAGTAGAGCTAAAGTTAGATGTGCTAGGGGTTATACAATCCCCGATTTTAGGGGCGGAGGGGAACAAGGAATTTTTAGTAGCAGCATCCAATAATTGATTTGACAAATAGACTATTCCCTGCAAACTATAGCGATTATTTCGCGGAGGAAAGCTAATTAATGGCTGAGAGAATTAAATCTGGTATTAAAAGACATCGTCAGAGCCTTAAAAAAAGAGAACGAAACACTGTAATTAAGTCTGACCTCAAAACACAGCTTAAGAAATTTGATACAGCTCTTGAGTCTAAAGATGTAGAGACTGCAAAAAATGCACTTAAAGAGACTGAAGCAAAACTTCGTAAGGCTGCTACTAAGGGTATAATCAAAAAAGAAACTGCATCTCGTAAAGTTTCCAGATTATCTAAGAAAGTTTCTGCCCTTTCTTCATAAATACTAAAGACTATATTATAAAAACATGCTCTTAAGAGCAGAGCTGCGTCACAAGCTTAGTTAAATGATAGTCTCTTGGAATATAGCTCATTTTTAGTTTTTTATCACATTCCATAAAAAGTCCCATAATCCTTGAAATATCATGATAGCTGTAATTTCTTAGATCTTGGCTAAGGTAATAATAGGCTCCAGAGGACATCCTAAGCTCTTTAATAATCTGATCTTTCGGCATTTTCTGATCTGAGAGTTCTTTTGCTTTCCATATTAGTCTAATGCGCCAAATAAGTCTGCTTAAAACTGACAGAGGCTCCTCTCCCTGTTGATGAAGATCTGAAAGCGCTTTATGTGCATCCCTTGTGTTCTTTTTAGATATAGCATTTATAAGCGCAAATACATCGCCAAATTGAGATCTTTTTGTATGTTTTTCAATATCATCTATATCTATTTGATGGCTATCTGATCTGTATAAAGAGAGTTTTATGAGCTCATTGTTAAGCTCCTGTAAATCCTCCCCGACAAGTGAAATTAATGTCTGTGCAGCTTTAGGGGTTATATTAAAACCAAGGTTTTGTGCCTGTTGTCTAACTGCGGACACTGTATTTCCTTTTTGAAGGCTAAAGTCGTATCTGGGAAGTTTCTTCTTTTTAATCTTAGGAGCCTTACCGTCAGAAAAGACCATAACTAGATTTGCCTGCGGGGAAGGGGATTCTAAGTAAGAGTCTATGAACTCAAGATCTTTAGCTTTAAGTTTATGCGCATTTTTTACTACTATAACTTTGCCGCTGCTGAACATTGGCATAGTTGAAGCACTCTCTACAATCTCTTGAGACGATGCAGCGTCTCCATGGAAAACAATATAGTTCATGTCATCCTCTGGACCGAGCACGGCATTTCTTAATTCCAAAAGTGCTTTTTCTATAAGGTGTATCTGATCTCCTGTAAAAATGTAAACGGGATCAAAATCTTTGTCTGAGACTTTTTGACTAAACTCTTCAAAACCAGGCTTGCTAGATTTTTTTTGGGCCATTGTTATTTGTAATAAACTATTTCGTAAAATATAACTGTTAGTGTTGTCTGTGTTAAATTAGAAATGAAAACTAAATTGATTAAACTAAACAAAATGAGCGCAAGCACAAAAAAAACATTACACTATAAATATCTTAACAGAATTAGCTATGCCGATGCACTCCAAATACAGCAAGAATCACACCGAGCTATCAAATCTGATAGCGCTAACTCACCCGGATATCTATATTTGCTTGAGCACCACCCGGTTATAACAAACGGCCGATTCGGCAATGATGACAATTATGTCTTGCCGGTAGATGCTATAGAAGCGAAAGGCGTAGAAGTTTATAGTTCTGACAGGGGAGGAGATCTTACATTTCATGGCCCAGGCCAGCTGGTTACCTATCCAATTCTAAATCTAAGAGAATTAAATTTAGGCGTGAAAGCATACATATTCTCTTTAGAACAAGTAATAATAGACCTGCTAGCTGATTATGCTATAGAGTCTGATAGAAGAAATGGCTATCCAGGGGTGTGGACAAATGGTCAGAAGATCGCCTCAATAGGAGTGTCGATTAAAAACGGAATTACTATGCACGGCTCTGCTCTTAATGTGAGCACTGATCTAAATAGCTTCTCATTAATAGTTCCCTGTGGTATTTCTGATGTGGTAGTGACATCAATGCAGAAAGTTCTTGGACGGGACGTAGAAATGGATAATGTAATAAGGACTTATCAAAATTGTTTTATGAACATTTTTGATTTGGAGCTGAGCTTAGAAAACGGCCTTGATTAGTCTAATATCAAGACCGTTACTTAATTTTCCTGTTAGTTTAATTAACCTGTAATTTCAAGAGCATTGAAGAAGTAGCCTATTTCAAATGCCGCTGTCTCCGGAGCATCAGAGCCATGAACAGTGTTTTCTTCAATATTTGTTGCAAAGTCTTTTCTAATTGTTCCACCGGCAGCTTCTTCTGGGTTTGTTGCGCCCATAATTTCTCTGTTTTTTGCAATAGCGCCTTCACCTTCTAATACTATCACTACTATAGGTCCTCTAGACATAAAGTCAGTAAGTGAACCAAAAAACGGGCGTTCTTTGTGCACAGCGTAGAATCCCTCTGCCTCTGTTTTACTTAGTTTTATTTTTTTCATAGCTGCAATGTTTAAGCCATTTTTCTCAAATCGGGAGATTATTTCTCCAATAACATTTTTTTCGACCCCATCTGGCTTTATGATTGATAATGTTCTTTCCAAGGTAGTCCTCCAAGAAATTTTTCCCTTTATTTTTTCAGCATTTAGGCTTTTGTCAAATTCCCAGCGGTTTTAACTAGTACCCAGGGATTTATTTGAGTAAAATAATATTCAAGTATTAGAGCCAAAAATTTAAATTTATTTAGTCATTCCTGTTAAATTACTAAATTTCCTGGTAATGTGTGCAGTCAAATAGAATATAATATTTAGGGATATATTTATATGAGCGGAGCGGAAAAACAAAGCGAAACAATTACAGAGAAACAAAGTTTTTTTAGAAGGTTATGGGAAGGTTGGAAAAGAATTGCACGTAAGATCGGTGATTTTAATGCAAGGCTAATTCTTACATTGTTCTATTTTATTCTCCTTTTCCCTTTTGCAGTAATACTCAAATTATTTACCGATCCATTAGAGATCAAAAAGAAAGAACACATCGGATGGCATAATAGGGAAGAAGATACGGAACTATCAGTTCTAGAGAAGGCCGAGAGACAATCTTAACTAAAGAATATGCAGAGTGTTAGGAGTTTTTGACATATGTACATACTAGGAATTTCATGTTACTACCATGATGCAGCAGCAACTCTAATTAAAGATGGTGTAGTAGTAGCTGCAGCTGAGGAAGAAAGATTTACCAGGATAAAGCACGACTCAGAGTATCCAGAGAATGCCATTAATTTCTGTCTAAATTTAGAAGGCATAGAACCTCAAGACTTAGAATATGTAATGTACTTTGAAAAGCCTTTTCTTAAATTTGAGCGCTTGCTTCTAGATACTATGCAGACATTTCCAAAGTCCATGAAGTTATTTAGAGAAGCCATGATAACCCAGCTCGGGGAAAAATTATGGATAAAGCATCTGATTCAGAAAAAACTCGAAATAGATCCCTCAAAAATACTCTTTTGTGAACACCATATGTCCCATGCTGCCAGTAGTTTCTATTGCTCGCCGTTTAATGAATCAGCAATTCTTACAGTAGATGGAGTAGGGGAGTGGACAACTGCAACACTGGCAGTTGGACGGGGAACAGATATACAGATATTAAAAGAAATAAGATTTCCAAATTCATTAGGTTTGCTCTATAGTGCATTCACAGCATTCTTAGGGTTTGAGGTAAACGAAGGGGAATATAAAGTAATGGGTATGGCTCCGTTTGGAGATCCTAAATATGTAGATCAGGTCTACGAAGTGGTTAAAGTGGATGATGAAGGCGGGTTTGAGCTGGA
Coding sequences within it:
- a CDS encoding radical SAM protein is translated as MIDYVNPFFRPPSEAKSFILQATIGCSHNQCTYCAMYRKDEQKFRVRPMDEIKQIIDSASESEMIDDRVFIADGNALVLSKKKLIEIMDYLKSKNPEIQRIRMYANVGDILRQGVSNLKELKEHGLDMVYIGFESGDNIVLERIKKGANHEETVRASGMLKEAGIMNSAMVLLGMGGTDRSLEHAEATGKLLTGADPEYVGALSLQVRPGAPLHDEMMRGEFELPNKFQIIKELEVLVDNTELTDGYFFSNHISNYLPIKAKFPQDKEKVLSEIRTVINSGDESLLRPDYYRDVINQY
- a CDS encoding LLM class flavin-dependent oxidoreductase — translated: MSRIATISPVWGCSVSDLRELAKTAEGAGFEAIFSPEVPPFSALTNAQVFAEVTSTINVGTWITNIYMRQAVMAAAETITIQEITGGRMVLGLGVSHKPVNSRYEIDMGDPVESMRDYVTQVKAFLDGSAPQLTLKREVPKVPVYIAGLTKGAANLAGEVADGLMPYMTTTDYVADLRNYVAEGAAKAERDPSEIDITLGIPSIVSDDLELAQAAGIKGFSPYLNFPFYQRLMINNGHGDVIEKIRAGEKPGDVFTTEMLDSVALVGPADRCRAKLDEYRDAGVDLPIIVPGPAGKQSNVEVMQNTVAAYGG
- a CDS encoding DUF4174 domain-containing protein, with the protein product MQTFIFLIIILISIVNLQAEEISIEQFRWENRLVIYYISEDELEKYDMPKMVLENKDKVIDRDMLFFDLNQKDKGDYFMSLSASESKRLIDKYKIEPGKTAFILIGKDGGEKERLSEPNVDYFFNKIDQMPMRINEMNGL
- a CDS encoding P-loop domain-containing protein → MKAHFELKSILQNVNWNEPASYKKIVGEYLFNDYTLVLDNIEKDTSNISIKARVKISNQVAGFPEDTFSNRSREIALRDFIARILYAEINSSDSQTKDNVKRAYISLEKPGQEIIDRTSVLLDDKFVEIRFKIVLCQINQDLISELSEDIIFNDLADIIENTCIYNSLNKNQLYKHIETSEDADFLRTELENLRLIAFVAQGSLLPRETGDNDFPCKSNDILPFSSPNNLKMDVELPNGGQITGMGIPRGITFIAGPKGSGKTTLLDAIGQGIYNHVPGDGREFVVSNPNTVNIRSEPGRNISGVNISGFIDNLEDDSNISTENGNSDISIAANIVEAIEVGADVVLIDNIFISEYIAKSKSIFNEYMVSTILSSDTEISDYYSLANFILRIDNYTLEDITQAAKDSCSNYEGYSPFGYLAERIPIADSMEALDINLESIDQIISKSQEETILDAVNYSKKYMDGKKSFRQVTSLVMLDIGRLGLDVLNPDLAKNYSEFRKIELAAALNRIKSLKVEHK
- the xseB gene encoding exodeoxyribonuclease VII small subunit, whose amino-acid sequence is MKSFENSMNELREIVDKLQSGNLPLEDSIKLFQEGTKLIAYSHKKLDEIQKKVKILVDEKNGELTTRDFDSNEE
- a CDS encoding polyprenyl synthetase family protein; translated protein: MGFNIKSYLASKRELVDRKLDSLLNYSPKSITPLEESIRYSALSGGKRLRPILMIAANEALGGKDETVLPIACGLEMIHTYSLIHDDLPCMDDDSLRRGVPTNHNVYGEAVAILAGDALLTDAFAIIIKEGLSSGLRPKILTEIVSDISQAAGSNGMIRGQAIDLALEGLSDVSVEQVEKMHSLKTGVMIETAVVVGAKIGGANDKQLKRLSVFGKSLGLAFQIVDDILDIEGGRDIGKDVGADARNKKTTYPELVGLKKSKRKAEDLTKKSLKSIKDFGDKATPLREIAIYLADRNF
- a CDS encoding TlyA family RNA methyltransferase, whose protein sequence is MEKSNKKQRLDLLLVERNLASSRSKAQALIMGGVVYVDGQKVDKSGTMLKYDADIIVKEKSIKYVSRGGLKLESALSNFNIDVTKNCALDIGASTGGFTDCLLQNGAAKVYALDVGYGQLDWKLRNDDRVVVMEKVNARHLKPDDIAEMVDIIVIDVSFISLTMIIPAVLQFLKPKGYLIALIKPQFEVGKGEVGKGGIVKDENKHKQVIEKVTQHLVELKLDVLGVIQSPILGAEGNKEFLVAASNN
- the rpsT gene encoding 30S ribosomal protein S20: MAERIKSGIKRHRQSLKKRERNTVIKSDLKTQLKKFDTALESKDVETAKNALKETEAKLRKAATKGIIKKETASRKVSRLSKKVSALSS
- the holA gene encoding DNA polymerase III subunit delta, coding for MAQKKSSKPGFEEFSQKVSDKDFDPVYIFTGDQIHLIEKALLELRNAVLGPEDDMNYIVFHGDAASSQEIVESASTMPMFSSGKVIVVKNAHKLKAKDLEFIDSYLESPSPQANLVMVFSDGKAPKIKKKKLPRYDFSLQKGNTVSAVRQQAQNLGFNITPKAAQTLISLVGEDLQELNNELIKLSLYRSDSHQIDIDDIEKHTKRSQFGDVFALINAISKKNTRDAHKALSDLHQQGEEPLSVLSRLIWRIRLIWKAKELSDQKMPKDQIIKELRMSSGAYYYLSQDLRNYSYHDISRIMGLFMECDKKLKMSYIPRDYHLTKLVTQLCS
- the lipB gene encoding lipoyl(octanoyl) transferase LipB; translation: MKTKLIKLNKMSASTKKTLHYKYLNRISYADALQIQQESHRAIKSDSANSPGYLYLLEHHPVITNGRFGNDDNYVLPVDAIEAKGVEVYSSDRGGDLTFHGPGQLVTYPILNLRELNLGVKAYIFSLEQVIIDLLADYAIESDRRNGYPGVWTNGQKIASIGVSIKNGITMHGSALNVSTDLNSFSLIVPCGISDVVVTSMQKVLGRDVEMDNVIRTYQNCFMNIFDLELSLENGLD
- the ndk gene encoding nucleoside-diphosphate kinase yields the protein MERTLSIIKPDGVEKNVIGEIISRFEKNGLNIAAMKKIKLSKTEAEGFYAVHKERPFFGSLTDFMSRGPIVVIVLEGEGAIAKNREIMGATNPEEAAGGTIRKDFATNIEENTVHGSDAPETAAFEIGYFFNALEITG
- a CDS encoding carbamoyltransferase N-terminal domain-containing protein; this translates as MYILGISCYYHDAAATLIKDGVVVAAAEEERFTRIKHDSEYPENAINFCLNLEGIEPQDLEYVMYFEKPFLKFERLLLDTMQTFPKSMKLFREAMITQLGEKLWIKHLIQKKLEIDPSKILFCEHHMSHAASSFYCSPFNESAILTVDGVGEWTTATLAVGRGTDIQILKEIRFPNSLGLLYSAFTAFLGFEVNEGEYKVMGMAPFGDPKYVDQVYEVVKVDDEGGFEL